One segment of Paenibacillus rhizovicinus DNA contains the following:
- the prli42 gene encoding stressosome-associated protein Prli42, with amino-acid sequence MRRNSLMKAFIWVLIAAMLLSTLLIGIGWMFE; translated from the coding sequence ATGCGTCGCAATTCATTGATGAAAGCTTTTATTTGGGTACTGATCGCCGCCATGCTGCTTTCCACGCTGCTTATCGGGATCGGCTGGATGTTTGAATAG
- the lipB gene encoding lipoyl(octanoyl) transferase LipB, with amino-acid sequence MTTNVKTIDVRYTPMMGYAEAWDLQKACVKEIDKEERRESLLLLQHPPTYTVGSQKHPEHLLYSEEELAERGIGLFQIDRGGDITYHGPGQLVGYPLLYLDGENLDLHRYLRDLEQVIIDWLAGYGIEGGRKPEYTGVWIGNEKIAAIGVKFNKARTRRGFITSHGFALNIKAGIAQDGFRGIIPCGIQEYAVTSFADVTGIQLTVEQAAAELLPFFCKQFGREIALLEGL; translated from the coding sequence GTGACAACGAACGTGAAGACGATCGATGTACGGTATACGCCCATGATGGGTTATGCCGAAGCTTGGGATCTGCAGAAAGCCTGCGTCAAAGAGATCGATAAGGAGGAGCGGCGAGAGTCGCTGCTCCTTCTTCAGCATCCGCCGACCTATACGGTCGGTTCGCAGAAGCATCCCGAGCATTTGCTTTATTCGGAAGAAGAGCTGGCGGAGCGCGGCATCGGCCTGTTCCAGATCGACCGCGGCGGCGATATTACGTATCATGGCCCAGGACAGCTTGTCGGCTATCCGCTGCTCTATTTGGACGGCGAGAACCTGGATTTGCACCGGTATTTACGGGATTTGGAGCAGGTCATTATCGATTGGCTGGCCGGTTACGGCATCGAAGGCGGACGCAAACCCGAATATACGGGCGTGTGGATCGGCAATGAGAAAATCGCGGCGATTGGCGTGAAATTCAATAAAGCGAGGACGCGGCGGGGCTTCATCACGAGTCATGGCTTCGCGCTGAACATCAAAGCCGGCATCGCGCAGGATGGATTCCGGGGCATTATTCCGTGCGGCATTCAAGAATACGCGGTGACGTCTTTTGCGGATGTGACCGGCATACAACTAACGGTAGAACAAGCCGCGGCCGAGCTGCTGCCTTTCTTCTGCAAGCAATTCGGCCGCGAGATCGCGCTGCTCGAAGGTCTGTAA